From the Opitutia bacterium genome, one window contains:
- a CDS encoding Ni/Fe hydrogenase subunit alpha — MTRRILIDPVTRIEGHAKISLRLDEDGHVADAEFHVTEFRGFEKFCEGRTLAEMPGITARICGICPVSHLLASAKAGDAILAVRVPTAADKLRRLMNLGQIVQSHALSFFHLSSPDFLLGWDTPPAQRNVFGLAAQKPELARAGIRLRQFGQEIIELLGGKKIHPGWAVPGGVRSGVDRATLDKIKAWLPEAFATTNLGIGLFKHVLETHGREIETYGDFPSMFMGLVGPRGEWEHHGGKLRFTDSAGQIVQDQIDPKTYASLIAEQVQTSSYLKSPYYRALGPQAGLYRVGPLARLNVCTTIGTPKADAELANFRSFGRGGAVTSSFLYHYARLIEILAALERIALYCDDEDLLRDHIRSDAGINHLHGVGVSEAPRGTLIHDYTVDENGLLTKVNLIIATGHNNLAMNRTVAQIARAWIKPGSTEIPEPLLNRVEHGIRCYDPCLSCSTHAVGKMPLLVQLVSPTGAILNTVARD; from the coding sequence ATGACCCGTCGCATTCTCATCGACCCTGTCACCCGCATCGAAGGCCACGCCAAGATCAGCCTGCGCCTCGACGAGGACGGCCACGTCGCCGACGCCGAGTTCCACGTCACGGAATTCCGCGGCTTCGAAAAATTCTGCGAAGGCCGCACGCTCGCCGAGATGCCCGGCATCACCGCGCGCATCTGCGGCATCTGCCCGGTCTCGCACCTGCTCGCCTCCGCCAAGGCTGGCGACGCCATCCTCGCCGTCCGCGTGCCCACCGCGGCCGACAAGCTGCGCCGCCTGATGAACCTCGGCCAGATCGTGCAGAGCCACGCGCTGAGTTTCTTCCACCTCAGTTCGCCGGACTTCCTGCTCGGCTGGGACACGCCGCCCGCACAGCGCAATGTCTTCGGCCTCGCCGCGCAAAAACCCGAACTCGCCCGCGCCGGCATCCGCCTGCGCCAGTTCGGCCAGGAGATCATCGAATTGCTCGGCGGAAAAAAGATTCACCCCGGCTGGGCCGTTCCCGGCGGCGTGCGCAGCGGCGTCGACCGCGCCACGCTCGACAAGATCAAGGCGTGGCTGCCTGAGGCGTTCGCCACGACCAACCTCGGGATCGGACTTTTCAAACACGTGCTCGAAACGCACGGCCGCGAAATCGAAACCTACGGCGACTTCCCCTCTATGTTCATGGGCCTCGTCGGCCCGCGCGGCGAATGGGAACACCACGGCGGCAAGCTGCGCTTCACCGACAGCGCCGGCCAGATCGTGCAGGACCAGATCGACCCGAAGACCTACGCCTCGCTCATCGCCGAGCAGGTGCAGACCTCATCCTATCTCAAGTCGCCTTACTACCGCGCGCTCGGCCCGCAAGCCGGACTCTATCGCGTCGGCCCGCTCGCGCGCCTCAACGTCTGCACGACGATCGGCACGCCGAAAGCCGACGCTGAACTCGCGAACTTCCGCAGCTTCGGCCGCGGCGGCGCGGTGACGTCGTCGTTCCTCTATCACTACGCTCGCCTGATCGAGATCCTCGCCGCCCTCGAGCGCATCGCGCTCTATTGCGACGACGAGGACCTGTTGCGCGATCACATTCGCTCCGACGCGGGCATCAACCACCTGCACGGCGTCGGTGTCAGCGAGGCGCCGCGCGGCACGCTCATCCACGACTACACCGTCGACGAGAACGGCCTGCTCACGAAGGTGAACCTCATCATCGCCACCGGTCACAACAACCTCGCGATGAACCGCACCGTCGCGCAGATCGCGCGCGCGTGGATCAAGCCCGGCTCGACCGAGATTCCCGAGCCGCTGCTCAACCGCGTCGAACACGGCATCCGCTGCTACGACCCGTGCCTGAGCTGCTCGACGCACGCCGTCGGCAAAATGCCCCTCCTCGTCCAACTCGTCTCGCCCACCGGCGCGATCCTCAACACCGTCGCCCGCGACTAG
- a CDS encoding hydrogenase maturation protease, with protein sequence MISPDYPHPPSPVRARLLVLGYGNTLFGDDGLGQLIAQHVADWAVPGVLALARHELTPELAADIAAADEVIFVDAALHTDGVVFVPVNATSSEREGLDHALTPAALLSLARAAFGTAPKHAWQLLVPARDFTLGNSLSSVARHGLTLALQGISRRM encoded by the coding sequence ATGATCTCGCCCGATTATCCGCATCCGCCCAGTCCCGTTCGCGCGCGCCTGCTCGTGCTGGGCTACGGCAACACGCTCTTCGGCGACGACGGTCTCGGCCAACTGATCGCGCAGCACGTCGCTGATTGGGCGGTGCCGGGCGTGCTCGCGCTCGCACGCCACGAACTCACGCCGGAACTCGCCGCCGATATCGCCGCCGCCGACGAAGTGATCTTCGTCGACGCCGCGCTGCACACCGACGGCGTCGTGTTTGTTCCTGTGAACGCGACGTCGTCCGAGCGCGAAGGCCTCGACCACGCGCTCACTCCCGCCGCGCTGCTCTCGCTGGCGCGCGCCGCGTTCGGCACGGCGCCGAAACACGCGTGGCAACTGCTCGTGCCGGCCCGGGATTTCACCCTAGGAAACTCGCTGTCGTCCGTCGCGCGCCACGGCCTCACGCTGGCTTTGCAGGGAATCTCCCGGCGGATGTAG
- a CDS encoding SCO family protein, whose protein sequence is MTPRYSFGARSALGALMAAALFAGGCGRETTKSNAPTEEIAAVWDKDAMSATDYIKRQESRDQPKRFPMVGEIVSADAARKVLLVTHEEIPGYMPSMTMEFKATAGDLMNAKAGQRIRAVMVEYKGEYSLEKIWPDDAVTVRALDAAAKALAQDTATRGKGAYREVGESAPDFTLLDQEGRTVSANRFRGKKVMMNFIFTRCPVATMCPASTARMSALQQAAKKAGVTGVEFVSVSLDPEYDTPGILKDYADARGLDLSNWSFLTGPDTAMRQLFAQMGIIREFEGGTIKHNLATLLIDANGRIIHRVDGSQWTNDDFLPKMK, encoded by the coding sequence ATGACTCCGCGTTATTCGTTCGGTGCGCGCAGCGCGCTCGGTGCGCTAATGGCCGCCGCGTTGTTTGCGGGCGGTTGCGGCCGCGAGACCACAAAATCGAACGCGCCGACGGAGGAGATCGCCGCCGTCTGGGACAAGGACGCGATGAGCGCCACCGACTACATCAAGCGGCAGGAGTCGCGCGATCAGCCGAAGCGTTTCCCGATGGTCGGCGAGATTGTCAGCGCCGACGCCGCGCGGAAGGTGCTGCTCGTCACGCACGAGGAGATTCCCGGCTACATGCCGTCGATGACGATGGAGTTCAAGGCCACGGCCGGCGACCTCATGAACGCGAAGGCCGGCCAGCGCATCCGCGCCGTGATGGTCGAATACAAGGGCGAGTATTCGCTCGAGAAAATCTGGCCGGACGACGCGGTGACCGTGCGCGCACTCGACGCCGCCGCGAAGGCCTTGGCGCAGGACACCGCGACGCGCGGCAAGGGCGCCTATCGCGAAGTCGGCGAGTCCGCGCCGGACTTCACGCTGCTCGATCAGGAAGGCCGCACGGTCTCTGCGAATCGTTTTCGCGGGAAAAAGGTCATGATGAATTTCATCTTCACGCGCTGCCCGGTCGCGACGATGTGCCCGGCCTCGACGGCGAGGATGTCGGCGCTGCAGCAGGCGGCGAAGAAGGCGGGCGTCACCGGAGTGGAGTTCGTCTCCGTTTCGCTCGACCCGGAATACGACACGCCGGGAATCCTGAAGGACTACGCCGACGCGCGCGGCCTCGATTTGAGCAACTGGTCGTTTCTCACCGGGCCGGACACCGCCATGCGCCAGCTGTTCGCCCAGATGGGGATCATCCGCGAATTCGAGGGCGGCACGATCAAGCACAACCTCGCCACGCTGCTCATCGATGCGAACGGCCGGATTATCCACCGCGTCGACGGCTCGCAGTGGACCAATGATGATTTTCTGCCGAAAATGAAATGA
- a CDS encoding oxidoreductase, which yields MERLRFASVWLGGCAGCHMSFLDLDEFLLDLAGRVEVVYSPIADLKTYPENVDLCLVEGAICNVDHVELAHQIRARTKIVVSFGDCAVTANVPAMRNVLGAKNADNVLQRAYVEAAEANPVKPALDGVLPPLLPKVVPLHQLIKVDHCLPGCPPPADRIKALLLHLLDAAPALSGSQLKFG from the coding sequence ATGGAACGCTTAAGATTCGCCTCCGTCTGGCTCGGTGGTTGCGCCGGCTGCCACATGTCCTTCCTCGACCTCGACGAGTTCCTCCTGGATCTCGCCGGCCGCGTCGAGGTGGTCTACAGCCCCATCGCCGACCTCAAAACCTATCCCGAGAACGTCGACCTCTGCCTCGTCGAGGGCGCGATCTGCAACGTCGACCACGTCGAGCTCGCGCATCAAATCCGCGCGCGCACGAAGATCGTCGTGTCGTTCGGCGACTGCGCCGTCACGGCCAACGTCCCCGCGATGCGCAACGTCCTCGGCGCGAAAAACGCCGACAACGTCCTTCAGCGCGCCTACGTCGAGGCCGCCGAGGCCAACCCGGTGAAGCCCGCGCTCGACGGCGTGTTGCCGCCGCTGCTGCCCAAGGTCGTGCCGCTGCACCAGCTGATCAAAGTCGACCACTGCCTGCCCGGCTGCCCGCCGCCCGCCGACCGCATCAAGGCCCTCCTCCTCCACCTCCTCGACGCCGCCCCCGCGCTCAGCGGTTCCCAACTGAAATTCGGCTGA
- a CDS encoding hybrid sensor histidine kinase/response regulator, protein MPSKILVVDDQPINVQLLKRKLEREGMQVATAFSGREALDLVAADKPDLILLDVMMPDMDGIEVCQRLQADEETKIIPVIFITARTSKEGKIEGLGVGAVDYITKPIDLDETLARVQTQLRFVTMNRELVELQRRLGDSRRAATLGAVTQGIAHNLNNLLGVVIGYVDLIKAYHEKPELVKKNAQSLEDAVNRIVAIIKQLTNLVVKNKPHTSRATLQSLLASSVSRYQAEFRIEQPVTIENSVGDVSLETNVEVFEDSVAKLLINAWEAYGDAPDDQRPITIRTEILDKGDEGRHLLVHVEDNGRGIDAEIKDHAFEPFISSKHTVGVGMGLTVARHAMRNLGGEVNLNENPKGGAIATLRHPLERKTKG, encoded by the coding sequence ATGCCTTCCAAGATTCTCGTCGTCGACGACCAGCCGATCAACGTCCAGCTCCTGAAGCGCAAACTCGAGCGCGAAGGCATGCAAGTCGCCACGGCGTTCTCCGGGCGCGAAGCGCTCGACCTCGTCGCCGCCGACAAACCCGACTTGATCCTCCTCGACGTGATGATGCCCGACATGGACGGCATCGAGGTTTGCCAGCGCCTCCAAGCCGACGAAGAGACCAAGATCATCCCGGTCATTTTCATCACCGCCCGCACCTCCAAGGAGGGAAAGATCGAAGGCCTCGGCGTCGGCGCGGTCGACTACATCACCAAGCCCATCGACCTCGACGAGACACTCGCCCGCGTGCAGACGCAGCTGCGCTTCGTCACGATGAACCGCGAACTGGTCGAGCTGCAACGCCGCCTCGGCGATTCGCGCCGCGCCGCCACGCTCGGAGCGGTCACGCAGGGCATCGCGCACAATCTGAACAATCTCCTCGGCGTCGTCATCGGCTACGTCGACCTCATCAAGGCCTACCACGAGAAGCCCGAGCTCGTGAAAAAGAACGCGCAAAGCCTCGAGGACGCCGTCAACCGCATCGTCGCCATCATCAAGCAGCTCACGAATCTGGTGGTGAAGAACAAGCCGCACACGAGCCGCGCCACGCTCCAGTCCCTGCTCGCCAGCAGCGTGAGCCGCTACCAGGCGGAGTTCCGCATCGAGCAGCCGGTGACGATCGAAAATTCCGTCGGCGACGTCTCGCTCGAGACGAACGTCGAAGTCTTCGAGGACTCGGTGGCCAAGCTGCTCATCAATGCCTGGGAAGCCTACGGCGATGCCCCCGACGATCAGCGCCCGATCACGATCCGAACCGAGATTCTCGACAAGGGCGACGAAGGCCGGCACCTGCTCGTGCACGTCGAGGACAACGGCCGCGGCATCGACGCCGAGATCAAGGACCACGCGTTCGAGCCCTTCATCAGCTCGAAGCACACGGTCGGCGTCGGCATGGGCCTCACGGTCGCCCGCCACGCCATGCGCAACCTCGGCGGCGAAGTGAATCTGAACGAGAACCCGAAAGGCGGCGCCATCGCGACGCTGCGCCACCCGCTGGAGCGGAAAACTAAGGGCTAA